The window TGCAAGGACCGCCCACAAAAAGGTTTATTGGTCGTTTAGGAATGTAGGCCAACACAAGATGAGCCATAAGGAATAGGGTCCAAGTTTGTGAGTCACACTTCAAGGCATGTCAGGCTAAACATATCCAATTAGATCAGTAAATGAACTTGATAAAATACATCGCTTAAAACAAACTGTTCAACAAATTCAAAGAATTGCTCTATGTTTACAATGTAATCTAGCTTCTGTTTGATATAGACACCATAAAGGTGCCTTATTTTAGTTCCTTGTAAACGCCCATGTATATTGGAGGGCATCTATCCTTTAGAGAGTTGATAATATTTTATTGACCCCAAAATATTAGCAGAGTATTGCTTGTCAAATGCTTGTTTATCTTTTAAGAGTCAATGCTGGCGAGAAACATCACGACAaatatctgagagagagagagagagagagagagagagagagagagagagcagagacagagacagaaagagagagtatATAAACAAAATCAAGTAACCAAGCAATTGGAAGAACTAGAATTGTCAATCGAAGATAATCAAAAATCCAAGATTTTCACATTACTGAAAAGACAAAATTAAAACTCTAAATCCCCCTGATAGGATATTAAAAGAAAAGATAACGCAAACCAGCACTAAAATCCAATCAAAATTCTAAAACTATTAACTGTGGTTCTGAGTGTAGGTTATTTCCCTGACATATGGAATCAAGGAATGGTAACCATCTTTAATCATTTAGATTAATTTGATATAATTACAGAGACATTTGTGTGATTATAGCAAACTGGGAAAGTTATTTTGTATAATAACTTCGAGACTTCATCTTGACACACAATGTATTTTACCAAATGACCAAATATATGTCCTCCAAATATATGCACGTTACATATTCTAACTGAAATACACATAGTCCAAAATAAAGACCAAATCTGtgcatgttttattaactttaaaaaagcaTCTGAATTGATTCACACCAATGATTCTACTACAAACTGGCATTGCATGGGAGGTAAAACATGATCTTGGCTGGGTTTCCCAAAGAACTAAGTAGAACCTTAGCAGCGTTATCTAAGTAGTTCGTAAATAACGTTCGTAAATGAACGAGAGCTTTGAACCAAACTTAAATCCAAAAGTGCAGTTTAAACATATCTTTCTGGCATCTATCACAATTTATCAAAGACAGTGGgatatttaataaattgtatttatatatctTGATAATTGGAAAGGCATTGTAAACTATTTCTGAGGATAAAAAGGGCTGAAAAAATCACAatgaaatcaataggcagtctcTGCAGTCTGCGCATGCGACGTGAGAGGTCTACATTTACAAGACACATAATACAGCATAACGTTATTTTAGCCTTCTTTGATGGGCATAATTGTAATGGCAAAAGGAAGACGACATGCTCTTATTagattatttaagaagacatATGTGACCGcagtttaaacttaaataaatataccttaacaaatatatatatataacagaggagattagagcgtgagtgtgcaatgagagattccctctctctctctccagctctctcttcatcctcctcctcttctttcttcctCCAATGGCTGGTTCAAATCAGGTGGCCTATAGTCTTTTTAGAAGGCAGTAACAAATTGGATGATGCATAACGGCAGTAAGGCTACATGTGTACAGTACCTTCAAATCATTTATTGATCTATTAATATTTAGAcaggtctatgagtagttcaaTACTGATGCCCGTCATTTGaatcctgttctgtgtgcatttgttcagtttccagcaAAAGGAACAAACTTTAGGCTACTTGAGAGCCCCTTATGATTCACTTTGCTTAAATTCACGTTACATGCATTTCTTTACTTGCATTAATCTCTGGAGCATCAATAAATCTGAAACTCCATCTTACTAAagccataattattttttttttattaaattctgtGGTAATACATTTTGTTGACTCGACAAGGTTACGAACAACTTTCATCTTTGTCAGTATTTCCAccatattttcattttgagaagacaaacaccTGGACATACTGGCCAAAGTGATTAGCACATTTGGACTGAACAGCTCCTGTAACGAAGCACGTAAATTCTACTTTATAATGAGCGATCtacgtgctggtttgggaaatAGTCTTTACTCCATCGTAAAATGTGTTAGTTTAGCGTTAGCTTAAGTTGCAACGTTATTGGGAAACCCAGCCCTTATTATATCGATGTACACTGAAAGCAAATGCCACATGAAAAGTGTAACACAAATAACTAGATATCTTTCCCTGGAGCGTGGAGTGAGGATTGCTATTTAAGGCCAACATTGTTCAACATACGCATCAATGAACTAGCAACCAGTCTGGGATGATCTGCTACCCCTGGAGAGAAAAGCTGAATGTATAGACTTATCAGCAGGGTATGTGTTCTCCTGTCATGATCTGAGGGAGAGAGGGTGACCCCTCGCTAAATACTAAAAGAGCAGTTTAATGTTACTCATTGCTCTCAGTAGTTACTTCTCTTTACAATTTGTGTACTTAACTGTATGTTGTTTTATGTGTATGTAATAcatgtttaatattattatttatttcattttattactaTTACAGAAtgtttggcaacattgtacattgtatgcagtcatgccaataaagctcatttgaatttgagagagagagagtgtgtgtgtgtgtgtatgtgagtgagagagagagagagagagagagagagagagagagccctcaTCTCTTCTAACAGGCGAGGGCGCACGAGGACAGCTTTGATGGTTCAGTGAAGTAGTGTCACTATGGCCACACGGATAGAGCATCTGACGTCACCCTCCAACATGCGTGTCCCGCTCTCTTAAAAACAGGGCGGTTATGTGCACAAGCGCTTGTAAAACGTCCCCAGATTTCCCACGCGCTAATCGACAAGGAAGAACATTCAGAGGGAGACGGCTAAAAGGACGGTAGAGTTGATTTATAGGCTACTGCCCACCTCTTCACCAAACATGGTCACTTTCTCTGCAGGTTACACCATTTACTCTGTCAAAGAGATATGTGCTATTAACCCGCCATTGAGCTTGTTTTCACAAAATGATCAATTTTAAGTGGTGGTGGGGTTAATTAAGATTGAGCAGTTGAGCTAATTACATCGTTCTGTTCTACCGCTGCCACTGTGGTTCAAGTGTTATATGGAAAGTCTTATAGTTGCAGCCGGCTGTATTAAACGATGAAAGCGATCGGGGTTGAGAAGTAATATCAAGTTCAAACCCATTAAGACGATATTGTTTAAAGCTATTCACTTCATCACGGCTTGTTGTGAATTTTACCTGAACTCATCAAAGCGGAGGAAGGAGTGGCCTCCTAACTGAAAACAGCTAGTGCACTACTTCATCTTTGTATGTATCAGACAGAATCGTCTCATGGAGCCCCAAATCAATCTCATAAGAACCACtacaattaaatgttgtttttgtcaGTGATCAAGAGGTGACATGTCCAACATGTGCATTTGGCAACATGTCCATGCAGTGGTTTTCTGtggattttatttataataataataagaagaagaagaagaataaaaacCTGAATCTTAAAAAATCCAAAGGTCAAACTCAGATAGAAAATGTAAGTGAACAATATAAAAGAACATACTTTtttaacagagagagaaaaaagtgcaTTTTGTAATTTGGGCCAGTTTttgtggattattattattttttttatcgttTCCTTCTTTTCTGTCCGTTCTGCTGCAAACCACATCACTTTTGATTTTTTGGTTGCGAAATCCcttaaataaatatgatcaaatAATTAAGATACTATAATAATTGTGACAATGGACCTGTAGAGTTcaaactgaaacattttaaacACTATTCCAGAATATCTGAACTGGACACCTGCCTTTCGCCAGTAGACGATGAGGATATGCGTTGTTGGCGCGGCTCAAACAAATCTAATTAAATGTCAGATAGTCTGTTATTCTTATTCCTGGTCACGGGGACTTGACCTTTTTGCACTTTACTTGACACCACTTTGGAAGATCGAGTAAggcaaaagaaaaagagaagggAAGAGAGGGTGCACGAAAGCGTGACTGAGATGGGACGAGAAGAAAGGATGAAACATGTAGGCTACTTCAAATTACGCTGCTGGAGGAGAGACAGCCCTCCTCATCTTTTGAATATTCTCATTCAGCCTGACGTCTTCCAACGCGCACTGACTGTGTTGATCGCGGAGAAACATATGCTAATGAATTCCGAAAGGCTGACATTATGACTCCTTCCTATCCGAGTGAGCTCAAGACAGGGAGATAATAGATAGGGTTTGACCATATCTGCGTTTTATGACATTATTCAAACTATCATTTTTTAAAGCCTCTATCCATTCTATTTTAGGAACTTAAAAACTACCATATGGTCTGTTTCTCTTCTCTGAGGCTTTTAACCAAATTATCTAAATTCAgtgcaaaaaaacatttgagttcAGTGAAACTAAAACGGTTTTGGCATGCATCCTTTTAGGAAACACAGTTTTTATAAAAAGCCCAACATATAGAACAAAGCTTTAAAGAGAACGAAAAATTAGTGATATATGTGAGTCACAATCATTTAGCTTGTCATTAAAAAGGACGAAATCACAAGCTACCCAAACCCAACCAATAAGAAAATATTTAGGCTACCAGAATGTCTGTGAATTTAAAGTGAGTCTTTGCGATTTGTCTTGTTTTGGGTGTTTACAGTATTTAGTTGTCTCTGGTAGCTTTGAATACACCTCTGTTTCTGCAAGACCGCTCGTCGCTCTGTTTATTCACTCCAAATCGACGCGTGGCGTCACTGAGCCTTCTATTATGACGACTGCCCTATTAAGAATGACAGAGCTTGAGGAGAGAAAGGGCAATGGTGATCTCTCGCAGAGCTCGTGCTGCACTCTCGAGCGCTCGCATCGCATAGCTCCTCGTCTGCGTTTGCTGCTCCAAACTGTCTTACAAACCTCTGGAACACTTGGACTGTCCTTGTCCATCGGTTATGGACAGCACTAAAGTCTTGGTGATGCGCGCTGAGTGTGGTCAGATTGGTATTCCGTCTGCCAAAACTGGCTCAAATTTGTCGGAAGCTACTGGAGACCCCATGCGAGAGCAACAGGACAACCCGATTCACCAGAACAGTCTAAGTCCTGGCTCCGTGCCTTACTCGAGAAACCTTGTGGAAATAGCGATCAAGGGACATCCTGCAAAGTGCGGAGATTTGACATTTGCTAGCAAGCCCTCTGCGCCGGGCAGAGAGTTGACAGACACCCCTAATAAAGAAGCTATCAGCTCAGATGCGGAATCAGACCTCTATGAGGAAATAGATGTTAGCTGTACTCCCGAGAGCATGGATTACCCGAGTGGACAAGGTAAAAAATAATTGCTCGAAGTCTTTTTTCttaatttatcattatttatttttgttgaattTCCACATGTTGTTTGTACGTTTTTACATAGAGTGACGATACAATCGataatgaacatgttttcagGTCTGATGTGTCGTGTTGCCAACTGCTTAAGAGCGCGGTCGATTGTCAGCTCATCTTACCTCATTGCTTTTCGAATTAACAAGTCAATTACAAGGCCACCGTATATCTGAGGTGCTGTCCAGGCATTTAACAAGGTGCCAAGTAATTTTACACCAATCTGCAACATCTTAAAAACTTTTACGTTTTTCGTTTACTGAAATCAAaggctttatttatatatatatatatatatatatatatatatatatatatatatatatatatatatatatatatatatatatatatatatatcacgtgTAAAATCACGTGTAATTactacaattatatatatatatatatattatttgaccATGATGGTATGATCATTAAACGCTGTTGTTTTATTTGTACCCATTTAGAATAAGGCATATCATTTAAAGCAAGTAATGCAACAAGGAAATTAGGAATTGGCTagtaatttttatatttgtattattttatagaaTGCAAAAACTCAGTACTCGGAAGTGCATATGCAGTTCGATAAGATTTTTTATTAAAGCCGCGATTTATTTGGTTTAcactacaaaaataataaatataatgtaatatattatgGAGAGAAATTGAGACTGCGTTTATTAGCTTTTCTGCAGTGGTTTATCAGTCTCCAGTGCAATTATTTTAGCTATCTGTGCGAAATCTTTTTAAGACTGTAGGctaatatcacaaatatcttGTTGATTTCAGAAACATCTTGTTATAGATGTTTTATGTTATCATGCAACCAGTATCATGCAAACAGCAATTCATTTTGAACGTTTTTCCATATATATAATGACATTGCAATAGTTTTTGGAAGTCTTAAAATccttaatgtatttttttctgtaaGGACTGGAAACGGGTTCGCCGAACCATGGCAAAGAAATTGGCGTGGACAACAGTAAGTTGGGTTCAGGCCCAGGGGCTCTAAACTACGCTTCTGACCAGATGCGACGGTATCGAACAGCTTTCACGAGAGAGCAGATAACACGACTGGAGAAAGAGTTTTACCGGGAAAATTACGTGTCCAGGCCACGTAGGTGCGAGTTGGCGGCTACCTTAAATTTACCGGAAACAACCATCAAGGTATTGCACTTCACACAAAcctcatataattttttaaaacataatattttacCTAATTATTTTAATGAGAATTGAAAAACCTTTCCTAAAGATGATCAGCGAACAACTAGCAATGTGAAAACGTTAAAAGCTCGAGTCCTTCACCGGATATTCTGACGGACCAAACGATCGTGAATGTTAAAACAAAGTTTAATAACAATATTATtctatcattatatttatacttaCATATAGGTCTGACCTGTTATTTGCTTTATTAAAAGTGCATTGCTCACAGTTCAGAAGGTCTCAATCATTAGGCTACCGTATAACTGATTTGCTTGCTTTTTTGTTACAGGTTTGGTTTCAGAACCGTCGCATGAAGGACAAGAGACAGCGGCTGGCGATGACTTGGCCGCATCCTGCAGACCCCGCCTTTTACACCTATATGATGAGCCATGCTGCAGCCACAGGCAGCCTGCCCTATACATTTCCATCACATCTTCCTCTACCTTACTACTCTCCCCTCAGCGGTGTAACTGCAAGTTCCGTCTCTGCCACCGGGGGTCCATTTTCCAACCCTCTGCGCTCGCTGGACAGTTTTCGGGTTCTTTCGCATCCATATCCGCGTCCTGAGCTGCTGTGCGCCTTCAGACACCCATCACTGTACCCCAGCCAGGGTCATGGTCTTGGTCCCGGGGGAAGTCCATGCTCCTGCCTTGCCTGTCATGCTGCCAGTCAGTCAAATGGTCTCCCACAGAGGTCCAACAACGCAGATTTTTCGTGCTCGCCCACGACCAGGACTGAGGCCTTCCTAACGTTCTCTCCAGCAGTCCTAAGCAAATCATCTTCAGTCTCGGTGCACCAAAGGGAGGAAGTGCCACTGACCAGATAAGACTAGCAAAAGGCTACGGATTCTTCGATTACTATCCCGATCAGCTTTGGGCACTTTGGCAATATTTAATAAGTTAACGCATGAACGACCCAAAGCACCATGCACAACACAAAAGCAACCTGCTGATAAGGTTTCAATCTGTGGATGTTTTCCAGTTGAGAAGCTATTTATTGTGCAAAAAGAGCCTACTTTTAACACTGATAGGTGACGGACTTTTAGTTTAAATAATCTTTGGGGGAAGTAGATATTAATAAAAGATATATCATATTTAAGCATATAAATTTGAAGGATATCCCATCTACAAAATGTGATTTaggaaatgtatttgtaaatcgGAATGACTTGAGGATAGCGCAAAGGCTTTCTCAAAATGTATACTCTCATACTCCGTACAAATTGACCCATATGCAGTTTCTTTCacattaaaaccatgtttttcaTCTTGCTTTTTTAACAAGGGGATTTGTTAACAGAGCAAGTTTGGCTCATTATTTAACTCCTCCACGAACGCCCGGTCCCGGTAGCACAACGAATTGTGCAGATGCGAGGGAAATGAAGGAGTGATGTATTCGGAAGGGAATTATTTTGAATGTTGAATTAATGATAATGCTGCACGCCCAGAGACTTGTCTGCCAACCCGGTAACAAGGCGCCAGGGGACCGGATTAAGAAGTTCCATGCGAGGCTTGCTGGCTAGACGGGTGACG of the Xyrauchen texanus isolate HMW12.3.18 chromosome 10, RBS_HiC_50CHRs, whole genome shotgun sequence genome contains:
- the LOC127650079 gene encoding homeobox protein XHOX-3-like isoform X1, producing the protein MDSTKVLVMRAECGQIGIPSAKTGSNLSEATGDPMREQQDNPIHQNSLSPGSVPYSRNLVEIAIKGHPAKCGDLTFASKPSAPGRELTDTPNKEAISSDAESDLYEEIDVSCTPESMDYPSGQGLETGSPNHGKEIGVDNSKLGSGPGALNYASDQMRRYRTAFTREQITRLEKEFYRENYVSRPRRCELAATLNLPETTIKVWFQNRRMKDKRQRLAMTWPHPADPAFYTYMMSHAAATGSLPYTFPSHLPLPYYSPLSGVTASSVSATGGPFSNPLRSLDSFRVLSHPYPRPELLCAFRHPSLYPSQGHGLGPGGSPCSCLACHAASQSNGLPQRSNNADFSCSPTTRTEAFLTFSPAVLSKSSSVSVHQREEVPLTR
- the LOC127650079 gene encoding homeobox protein XHOX-3-like isoform X2; translation: MRKAHNLHSLCYAEQTHTGLETGSPNHGKEIGVDNSKLGSGPGALNYASDQMRRYRTAFTREQITRLEKEFYRENYVSRPRRCELAATLNLPETTIKVWFQNRRMKDKRQRLAMTWPHPADPAFYTYMMSHAAATGSLPYTFPSHLPLPYYSPLSGVTASSVSATGGPFSNPLRSLDSFRVLSHPYPRPELLCAFRHPSLYPSQGHGLGPGGSPCSCLACHAASQSNGLPQRSNNADFSCSPTTRTEAFLTFSPAVLSKSSSVSVHQREEVPLTR
- the LOC127650079 gene encoding homeobox protein XHOX-3-like isoform X3; translated protein: MRRYRTAFTREQITRLEKEFYRENYVSRPRRCELAATLNLPETTIKVWFQNRRMKDKRQRLAMTWPHPADPAFYTYMMSHAAATGSLPYTFPSHLPLPYYSPLSGVTASSVSATGGPFSNPLRSLDSFRVLSHPYPRPELLCAFRHPSLYPSQGHGLGPGGSPCSCLACHAASQSNGLPQRSNNADFSCSPTTRTEAFLTFSPAVLSKSSSVSVHQREEVPLTR